One genomic window of Solanum dulcamara chromosome 12, daSolDulc1.2, whole genome shotgun sequence includes the following:
- the LOC129875557 gene encoding uncharacterized protein LOC129875557 produces MSPLPSMAHTFALLIQEEKQREFKPNNQIFTKASSMNSSMNPSMMNASSSGSSGGKSFMTNYSPNNNANGRSRPFCDHCRKLGHTKGKCFKIHGYPQKRSHGNAQNHKGHSNQNRFNHNQNHQNRYNNNQSQYNSNYNHRYAKWKGITTNAFEIDTELGIDGPSNNSVPNLSKKQYGQLLNLRQSFQMSKCCRRKWLEMEAMI; encoded by the coding sequence ATGAGTCCTTTACCTTCCATGGCTCACACTTTTGCATTGCTAATTCAAGAGGAAAAACAAAGAGAGTTTAAACCAAACAATCAGATATTTACAAAAGCAAGCTCAATGAATTCTTCAATGAATCCTTCCATGATGAATGCAAGCTCTTCAGGATCATCAGGTGGAAAGTCATTCATGACAAACTACTCTCCCAATAATAATGCAAATGGGAGATCTAGACCATTCTGTGATCACTGTAGAAAGCTAGGCCACACCAAAGGCAAGTGTTTCAAGATACATGGTTATCCCCAAAAGAGAAGTCATGGCAATGCACAGAACCATAAAGGTCATAGTAACCAAAACAGATTCAATCATAATCAGAATCACCAAAACAGATACAATAATAATCAGAGTCAATACAACTCAAACTATAATCATAGGTATGCAAAATGGAAAGGAATAACAACAAATGCCTTTGAGATTGATACTGAATTAGGTATTGATGGACCTTCAAACAACTCAGTTCCCAACCTCTCAAAGAAGCAATATGGTCAACTACTCAATCTGCGACAGAGCTTCCAAATGAGCAAATGTTGCAGGAGAAAATGGCTAGAAATGGAAGCAATGATTTAG
- the LOC129876018 gene encoding putative disease resistance protein RGA3: MDYCLPFSGLQTTSKRRLITLRRLWSRGRRFCEEANTTMVDLVIGTTVQVLLEKLLSLTIKEINSSRDFNKDLEMLTLNVSLIQAFIHDVERPQIEKQQSVEQWLNRLERVGEDAENVFDRFKYESLKAQVMKIRNSPMKKVSDFFSHTTFKRKMSRKINNINKELTDINKLAKDLGLQSLMVPSRQILPIRETDSLVVASDVIGRDLDVAEIKEKILNMREEGALLCTIPIVGMGGLGKTTVAKRIFNDEQIKQIFEKRVWLCLPEMSETKSFLEQILESLTERKVEVRRRDIIVKKLQDELGGKNYLLVLDDLWRVDSTLWHEFVDTLRGINTSRGNCILVTTRMKRVASTVAADLHMLGKLTEDHCWSIFKQKAFVDGRVPEELASMGNKIVKMCQGLPLAASVLGGVLHSKEKHEWQAILDGNPLVAHEDDLGENSIKKILTLSYVYLPSPQLKKCFAYFAMFPKDFEFEKEQLIQLWMAEGFLRPCQETTVMEDVGQRFFQILLQNSLLQDVKLDEYNNITHCKMHDLVHDLAGDILKSKLFDPKGDDGEKLSQVRYFGWESPRDQIDKINDPEHLCTLFWRSNYIPEDMLLSFKFLRVLNLSRSGIKELSAKIGKLIYLRYLDLSNTKITALPSSICELYNLQTLRVNYCYSLEELPYDMGSMISLRHIYYTFQFDKKHFQMPLKMRQLTCLQTLQFFKVGLEKGRQIEELGHLKNLRGELTINGLQLVCNREEARTAHLQEKSNIYKLAYLWFHDEPEGSETNDEYVLDGLQPHPNLKTLAIVDYLGTKFPSWFHEDLLPNLVKLRLIGCKRCKEIPSLGQLKLLRHLELVGLHKVECIGPTFYGIDGNNIGSSSNIQVFPSLKKLVLEDMSSLIEWKGDEVGVRMFPRLEELTIRECPLLKSTPNQFEILRELRIRGVDSEMTLLNLCSNLTSLVGLSVYNVKELTCLPDEMLRNSVFLQHLSISECGEFRELPQSLYNLHSLKSLMIDDCTNFSSFPAPIGENYLTCLRSLELWNCGLTSLPSGMLEHCRSLNSLLVSNCKNLVSLPLQVWEMPSLSYLIISKCPKLISVPTGGLHRLTGLRHLAIGPFSEMVDFEAFVLIFNGIQQLLSLRYLMVHGCGHWDSLPYQLMQLSSLTHIHICDFGIEALPHRLNLTSLETLLLERCKRLQHLDFSDAIPKLRYVEISDCPLLEALSDGLCNLVSLEELRLCNCEKLEHMPSRDAMRCLTKLWYLKIKGCPQLEESCTNRSGPNSQWSNISHIAKIKVDGNIIQDFRNP; this comes from the coding sequence ATGGATTATTGTCTTCCTTTTAGTGGTTTGCAAACAACTAGCAAAAGAAGACTTATTACTTTGAGAAGACTTTGGAGCAGAGGAAGAAGATTTTGTGAAGAAGCAAACACAACAATGGTCGATCTTGTAATTGGTACTACTGTTCAAGTTTTGCTTGAGAAACTGCTTTCTCTAACAATTAAGGAGATAAACAGCTCAAGGGATTTCAACAAAGATCTGGAAATGCTTACACTAAATGTATCCTTAATACAAGCTTTCATTCATGACGTTGAAAGACCACAAATTGAGAAACAACAGTCTGTGGAACAATGGCTCAACAGGCTTGAGAGAGTTGGTGAAGATGCTGAGAATGTGTTTGATCGATTCAAATATGAATCTCTCAAAGCACAAGTGATGAAAATCCGAAACAGCCCAATGAAAAAGGTCAGTGATTTCTTTTCTCATACTACTTTTAAGAGAAAAATGTCTCGAaaaatcaacaacatcaataaagAGTTGACGGATATCAATAAGTTAGCCAAAGACCTCGGTCTCCAATCACTAATGGTTCCTTCTCGGCAAATATTACCAATTAGAGAAACAGATTCCTTAGTGGTTGCTTCAGATGTTATTGGTAGAGACTTGGATGTTGCTGAGATAAAGGAGAAgattttgaacatgagagaGGAGGGTGCTCTTCTGTGCACCATTCCCATAGTGGGTATGGGGGGTTTAGGGAAAACTACTGTGGCTAAGAGAATTTTCAATGATGAACAGATCAAGCaaatctttgaaaagagagtttGGTTATGTCTACCTGAGATGTCTGAAACGAAGAGCTTTCTTGAACAAATCCTCGAATCATTGACAGAGAGGAAAGTTGAGGTTCGAAGGAGAGATATAATAGTCAAGAAGTTACAAGATGAATTGGGAGGAAAAAACTATTTGCTAGTCCTGGATGATTTGTGGCGTGTTGACTCTACATTGTGGCATGAGTTCGTGGACACCTTGAGAGGAATAAATACATCTAGAGGAAACTGCATTCTCGTGACTACTCGTATGAAGCGGGTGGCATCCACAGTAGCAGCAGATCTTCATATGTTGGGAAAATTAACAGAAGATCATTGTTGGTCTATTTTCAAACAAAAAGCATTTGTTGATGGGAGGGTTCCAGAAGAATTAGCGAGCATGGGCAACAAGATTGTTAAAATGTGTCAAGGTCTACCGTTGGCTGCAAGTGTGTTGGGAGGCGTCTTACACAGTAAGGAAAAACATGAATGGCAAGCAATTCTTGATGGCAACCCCCTTGTTGCACATGAAGATGATCTTGGGGAAAATAGCATAAAGAAAATCCTAACACTCAGCTATGTCTATCTACCATCTCCACAACTGAAAAAATGCTTTGCTTACTTTGCAATGTTTCCAAAAgattttgagtttgaaaaggAACAACTTATCCAACTCTGGATGGCAGAAGGCTTTCTCCGCCCATGTCAAGAGACCACTGTGATGGAAGACGTTGGGCAAAGGTTTTTTCAAATCTTGTTGCAAAATTCTTTGCTGCAAGATGTTAAGCTAGATGAGTACAACAATATAACACACTGTAAGATGCATGATCTTGTGCATGATTTGGCTGGAGATATCTTAAAATCTAAACTATTTGACCCAAAGGGCGATGATGGAGAAAAACTTTCTCAAGTTCGATACTTTGGATGGGAGTCACCAAGGGATCAAATAGATAAGATAAATGATCCAGAACATTTGTGCACATTGTTTTGGAGAAGCAATTATATACCGGAAGATATGCTGTTGAGCTTTAAGTTCTTGAGAGTTTTAAATTTGTCCAGATCAGGAATCAAGGAGTTGTCAGCCAAAATCGGGAAGCTAATATACTTGAGATATCTTGATCTCTCCAACACTAAGATCACAGCCTTGCCTAGCTCCATTTGCGAGCTCTATAATTTGCAAACATTAAGAGTCAATTACTGTTATTCACTCGAGGAACTTCCATATGATATGGGAAGTATGATAAGTTTGAGGCATATTTATTACACTTTTCAGTTTGATAAAAAACATTTCCAGATGCCACTTAAGATGCGACAATTGACTTGTCTTCAAACCCTACAGTTTTTCAAGGTAGGTTTAGAGAAAGGTCGTCAAATAGAAGAATTAGGTCATTTGAAAAACCTAAGAGGTGAATTGACGATTAATGGTCTCCAACTGGTCTGTAATAGAGAAGAAGCTCGAACAGCACATTTACAAGAGAAATCGAATATCTACAAGCTGGCATATCTGTGGTTCCATGACGAACCAGAAGGAAGTGAGACCAATGATGAGTATGTCTTGGATGGTCTTCAACCCCATCCTAACTTGAAAACCTTAGCGATTGTGGACTATTTAGGGACTAAATTTCCTTCATGGTTCCATGAAGATTTGCTACCAAATTTGGTCAAACTGAGATTAATTGGTTGCAAAAGATGCAAAGAAATTCCATCGCTTGGCCAACTGAAATTGCTTCGGCATCTTGAGCTAGTAGGGTTACATAAGGTGGAATGCATTGGACCTACTTTTTATGGTATTGATGGTAACAATATTGGATCAAGCAGCAATATCCAAGTGTTCCCGTCATTGAAAAAACTAGTATTGGAGGATATGTCTAGCCTTATTGAGTGGAAGGGAGATGAAGTTGGAGTAAGAATGTTTCCTAGGCTTGAGGAATTGACGATTAGAGAGTGTCCACTGTTAAAAAGTACTCCAAATCAATTTGAAATCCTCCGTGAATTACGGATTAGAGGAGTTGACAGTGAAATGACATTGTTGAACTTGTGCAGCAACTTGACATCTCTCGTAGGGCTTAGTGTATATAATGTGAAAGAGCTCACTTGTCTTCCCGATGAGATGCTACGCAACAGCGTTTTTCTTCAACACCTATCGATCTCAGAATGTGGAGAGTTTCGTGAATTGCCACAAAGCTTGTACAATCTCCATTCTCTTAAGAGTTTAATGATTGACGACTGCACCAATTTCAGTTCTTTTCCTGCTCCCATTGGAGAGAACTATTTGACTTGCCTCCGAAGTCTTGAGTTATGGAATTGTGGATTGACCAGTTTACCAAGTGGAATGCTAGAGCATTGTCGGTCTCTGAACTCTTTGTTGGTCAGCAACTGTAAGAACTTAGTTTCCTTGCCTTTACAGGTGTGGGAAATGCCCTCACTTTCATATTTGATTATATCAAAATGTCCCAAATTGATTAGTGTACCCACAGGGGGCCTTCACCGTCTCACTGGGTTACGGCATTTGGCAATTGGTCCTTTCTCAGAGATGGTGGATTTTGAGGCATTCGTACTGATTTTTAATGGCATTCAGCAGCTGTTGTCCCTTCGTTATCTGATGGTGCACGGATGTGGACACTGGGATTCTCTGCCCTATCAGCTTATGCAACTCTCTTCCCTAACACATATCCATATATGTGATTTCGGAATCGAGGCTCTTCCTCATAGACTTAACCTTACTTCTCTTGAAACATTACTTCTAGAGAGGTGCAAACGGCTACAACATCTGGACTTCTCAGATGCCATACCCAAATTACGGTATGTGGAGATCAGTGATTGTCCATTGTTAGAAGCTCTGTCGGATGGGCTCTGCAACCTTGTTTCTTTGGAAGAGTTAAGGTTATGTAACTGTGAAAAACTAGAGCATATGCCATCCAGAGATGCCATGCGATGCCTCACTAAATTATGGTACCTAAAAATTAAAGGCTGCCCACAGTTAGAAGAAAGTTGCACCAATCGTAGTGGCCCAAACTCCCAGTGGTCCAACATTTCCCATATTGCAAAAATTAAAGTAGATGGAAACATAATTCAAGACTTTCGTAATCCATGA